A single Anopheles maculipalpis chromosome 3RL, idAnoMacuDA_375_x, whole genome shotgun sequence DNA region contains:
- the LOC126564913 gene encoding uncharacterized protein LOC126564913, protein MRTKPFLLILTCVLMTTFLLILFGSAGQQNDSLKNIVTQTHQQFRNFKKNLRESNSDPRPEVDPKYLAQLGFTQPLYNASNRANFTIVTYALPGDIASALLYVQNVAMKLPAQPLLVYDLGLAESDLHILQGSCNSTSTTHCTVITYDLSKLPAHVADRSMHAFRPIIIHDALARSKLILFTENSVRLKGSNTVRELEDVRLRAENSTSGVLGCATKQPVTSRTHPKMFEYFEIAVDNFYFLPMTSLEFVFFRNSATVNDKVLLPWVRCALTLECLHPIGAQTGGCKYNKKPLYRYSGCHEYDTCAFNIILGMTFGYDESNYSNQELANLYYLETLEQSTKILENRRKNISDTSEHPFTED, encoded by the exons ATGAGAACGAAACCATTCCTGCTGATACTGACGTGCGTGCTTATGACCACCTTTCTACTGATCCTGTTCGGTTCCGCCGGTCAGCAGAATGATTCGTTGAAAAACATCGTCACCCAGACGCATCAGCAGTTTCGTAACTTTAAG AAAAATCTCCGTGAATCCAACTCCGATCCACGCCCGGAAGTCGATCCAAAGTATCTCGCCCAGCTCGGATTCACGCAACCCCTGTACAATGCAAGCAATCGGGCCAACTTCACCATCGTCACATACGCCCTCCCGGGTGATATCGCATCGGCACTGCTGTACGTGCAGAACGTTGCGATGAAACTTCCCGCCCAGCCACTGCTGGTGTACGATCTGGGACTTGCCGAGTCCGATCTGCACATCCTGCAGGGTTCGTGTAACAGTACCTCGACCACACACTGCACTGTGATAACGTACGATCTGAGCAAACTCCCAGCACATGTTGCCGACCGGAGTATGCACGCGTTTCGGCCGATCATCATACACGATGCGTTGGCCCGTTCGAAGCTGATCCTTTTCACCGAGAACAGCGTACGGTTGAAGGGTAGCAATACGGTGCGCGAGCTCGAGGATGTACGGTTGCGTGCCGAAAACAGTACGTCCGGTGTGCTTGGATGTGCCACGAAACAGCCCGTCACCAGCCGGACACATCCGAAGATGTTTGAGTACTTTGAGATTGCGGTCGATAACTTTTACTTTCTGCCGATGACGTCACTCGAGTTTGTGTTCTTTCGCAACAGTGCGACCGTTAACGATAAGGTCCTGCTGCCGTGGGTGCGCTGTGCGTTAACCTTGGAGTGTTTGCATCCGATCG GCGCACAAACTGGTGGCTgcaagtacaacaaaaaaccactgTACCGATACTCCGGATGTCACGAGTATGATACGTGTGCGTTCAACATCATACTCGGTATGACGTTCGGGTACGATGAAAGCAACTACTCCAACCAGGAGCTGGCCAACCTGTACTATCTGGAAACGCTCGAGCAGTCGAccaaaatattggaaaatcgTCGGAAAAACATTAGCGACACGTCGGAACATCCGTTCACCGAGGATTAA